In a single window of the uncultured Pseudodesulfovibrio sp. genome:
- a CDS encoding HDOD domain-containing protein yields the protein MGTKRIDELKPGIVLASDLIAQDGRLLFKSGTELAENQLQLLIRLGIHEADVEPDLSDLTEADLLAIEDYVREFFLYVNPDHPAIIEMFHIALELTARAVVRGWKLPDLDKRRATNVEHLDDIFVTGMGTPETIVEHETELASFPDIFFRIKEVLEDDAASADRIAKVVSTDIGLSAKLLKLVNSPLYGFPQTIDSISRAVALVGGKELSTLALGISAINYFQDIPPELVDMPSFWRHSITCGIFARMLAGTQNGLSPERFFIGGLLHDVGRLILFKKLPYASTEAMLFARENCLPLVEAEQSVMEICHTDISKPLLEAWKFPESLAVMINYHHNPMEYPNPLEAAIVHVADNLTNAVEIAQGGMYVMPGLDEEAWDLLGIDPEKTLNEAVSQYAAQIDIVMSAFF from the coding sequence GTGGGCACAAAGCGCATAGACGAACTCAAACCGGGGATAGTCCTGGCCTCCGACCTGATCGCCCAAGACGGCAGGCTGCTCTTCAAGAGCGGCACGGAACTGGCGGAAAACCAGCTCCAGCTGCTCATCCGCCTGGGCATCCATGAAGCCGACGTGGAACCGGACCTGTCCGACCTGACCGAGGCCGATCTTCTGGCCATCGAAGACTACGTGCGCGAATTCTTCCTGTACGTGAACCCGGATCATCCCGCGATCATCGAAATGTTCCATATCGCCCTGGAGCTGACGGCCCGGGCCGTGGTCAGAGGCTGGAAGCTGCCTGATCTCGATAAGCGCCGGGCCACCAACGTCGAACACCTGGACGACATCTTCGTCACCGGCATGGGCACGCCCGAAACCATCGTCGAGCACGAGACCGAACTGGCCAGCTTCCCGGACATCTTCTTCCGCATCAAAGAGGTCCTCGAAGACGACGCCGCTTCGGCGGACCGTATCGCCAAGGTGGTCAGCACCGATATCGGCCTGTCCGCAAAGCTCCTCAAACTGGTCAACTCGCCGCTCTACGGCTTCCCGCAGACCATCGACTCCATCAGCCGGGCCGTGGCCCTGGTGGGCGGCAAGGAACTGTCCACCCTGGCGCTCGGCATCTCGGCCATCAACTATTTCCAGGACATCCCGCCCGAACTCGTGGACATGCCGTCCTTCTGGCGGCACTCCATCACCTGCGGCATCTTCGCCCGCATGCTCGCCGGGACCCAGAACGGCCTGTCCCCGGAACGCTTCTTCATCGGCGGCCTGCTCCACGACGTGGGCCGGCTCATCCTGTTCAAAAAGCTGCCCTACGCATCCACCGAGGCCATGCTTTTCGCCCGTGAAAACTGCCTGCCCCTGGTCGAGGCCGAACAGTCCGTCATGGAAATCTGCCACACCGACATCAGCAAGCCCCTGCTCGAGGCCTGGAAGTTCCCTGAAAGCCTGGCCGTGATGATCAACTATCATCACAACCCCATGGAGTATCCCAACCCCCTGGAAGCCGCCATCGTGCATGTGGCCGACAACCTGACCAATGCCGTGGAAATCGCCCAGGGCGGCATGTACGTCATGCCCGGACTCGACGAAGAGGCCTGGGACCTCCTCGGCATCGACCCCGAAAAGACCCTCAATGAAGCCGTCAGCCAATACGCCGCCCAGATCGACATCGTCATGAGCGCCTTTTTCTAG
- a CDS encoding CheR family methyltransferase — protein sequence MSSLFSKSTALRKGIKITDEEFIQLRDYIYDKCGIFVDEKRKYLFESRFSRRLGELGLTSFTDYLKFLKVDRGQELKQLFEMVTTNETSFCRDIKQLDSFRDNLLTEVLDRQRKAGRLELNIWSAGCSSGEEPYTLVFLLLETLKAEIARWRINITAVDLSEEMIARAQAGIYTDYAFKTTPDDIRKRYFKEVAGGWELDQRIRKLVRFMPMNLNDPIAVKRIPRSHIVFCRNVIIYFDDAMKRKVVQAFYDNLLPGGYLLVGHSESLHKISQSFKPVHNAGAIAYKKEE from the coding sequence ATGAGCTCGTTGTTCAGCAAATCCACAGCCTTGCGAAAAGGCATCAAGATAACGGATGAGGAATTCATCCAGCTGCGCGATTACATCTACGACAAGTGCGGCATCTTCGTGGACGAAAAGCGCAAGTACCTTTTCGAGAGCCGGTTCTCCCGGCGGTTGGGAGAACTCGGGTTGACCAGCTTTACCGACTACCTCAAGTTCCTCAAGGTGGATCGGGGGCAGGAGCTCAAGCAACTTTTCGAGATGGTCACCACCAACGAGACCAGCTTCTGCAGGGACATCAAACAGCTCGATTCCTTCCGCGACAACCTGCTCACCGAGGTCCTCGACCGCCAGCGCAAGGCAGGCAGGCTCGAACTGAACATCTGGTCAGCCGGGTGTTCGTCCGGCGAAGAGCCCTACACCCTGGTCTTCCTCCTGCTCGAAACCCTCAAGGCCGAAATCGCCCGCTGGCGGATCAATATCACCGCCGTGGATCTGTCCGAAGAGATGATCGCCCGCGCACAGGCCGGGATTTATACAGACTACGCCTTCAAGACCACCCCGGACGACATCCGCAAACGGTATTTCAAGGAGGTCGCGGGTGGCTGGGAGCTTGATCAGCGCATCCGCAAGTTGGTCAGGTTCATGCCCATGAACCTGAACGACCCCATTGCCGTCAAGCGGATCCCTAGGTCGCACATAGTATTCTGCCGCAACGTGATCATCTATTTCGACGACGCCATGAAGCGAAAAGTGGTGCAGGCCTTCTATGACAACCTGCTGCCCGGCGGTTATCTTCTGGTCGGGCACTCGGAGTCCCTGCACAAGATTTCCCAGTCGTTCAAGCCGGTCCACAACGCGGGCGCCATCGCGTACAAGAAGGAGGAGTAG
- the buk gene encoding butyrate kinase: protein MSILVINPGSTSTKVALYKGDETLAAEELQHSREEMVGFKRVADQFDYRMRLVAEFLAKTGVDVKHIRAVVARGGLLRPLEGGVYEVSDEMVADLQSARYGEHACNLGGILALPLARHWKVPAYVVDPVVTDEMMDKARLTGLPGLTRRSIFHALNQRGVARIASERLGVEYVRSNFIVCHMGGGVSIGAHRQGRVVDVINALDGEGPFTPERTGSLPLVPILDMVHSGERDYAELRRTILSGGGLVAHLGTNDPRLVLARMDHGDEHAGLVFRAMAYGIARHIVSMAPALTDADGGLNLAAVVLTGGLSRSAALVEEITRQITFLGPVEVVPGEVEMAALAQGAHRALNGEETVLSYDAE, encoded by the coding sequence GTGAGCATACTGGTCATCAACCCCGGCTCCACCTCCACGAAAGTCGCCCTGTACAAGGGAGACGAGACCCTGGCCGCCGAGGAACTCCAGCACTCCCGCGAGGAAATGGTCGGATTCAAGCGTGTGGCCGACCAATTCGACTACCGAATGCGCCTGGTGGCGGAGTTCCTGGCCAAAACCGGCGTGGACGTGAAACACATCCGGGCCGTGGTCGCGCGAGGCGGCCTGCTGCGTCCGCTGGAAGGCGGCGTTTACGAAGTGTCCGACGAGATGGTCGCCGACCTGCAATCCGCTCGGTACGGTGAGCACGCCTGCAACCTGGGTGGTATCCTGGCCCTGCCCCTGGCCCGGCATTGGAAGGTACCCGCCTATGTGGTGGACCCGGTGGTCACGGACGAGATGATGGATAAGGCGCGGCTCACCGGACTGCCCGGCCTGACCCGAAGGTCCATCTTCCACGCCCTGAACCAGCGCGGCGTGGCCCGCATAGCCTCGGAACGGCTTGGCGTGGAGTACGTCCGCTCGAATTTCATCGTCTGCCACATGGGCGGGGGAGTCTCCATCGGCGCGCACCGCCAGGGCCGTGTGGTGGATGTCATCAACGCCCTGGACGGCGAAGGCCCGTTCACCCCGGAACGCACAGGCAGCCTGCCTTTGGTGCCTATCCTGGACATGGTCCACAGCGGTGAGCGCGACTACGCCGAGCTGCGCAGGACCATCCTGAGCGGGGGCGGCCTGGTTGCCCACCTGGGCACCAACGATCCCCGGCTGGTCCTGGCCCGCATGGACCACGGCGACGAACACGCGGGACTGGTTTTCCGGGCCATGGCCTACGGCATCGCCCGCCATATCGTGTCCATGGCCCCGGCCCTGACCGATGCGGATGGCGGCCTCAACCTGGCAGCCGTGGTCCTCACCGGCGGTCTCTCCCGAAGCGCGGCCCTGGTGGAGGAGATAACCCGGCAGATCACATTCCTCGGCCCGGTGGAGGTTGTCCCCGGCGAGGTGGAGATGGCCGCACTCGCCCAAGGCGCCCACAGGGCCTTGAACGGCGAGGAAACAGTCCTGAGCTACGACGCGGAGTAA
- a CDS encoding phosphate acyltransferase: MSDFPPITNLNELVQAALDYGERGTMPKVAIARSAEGFVLRAGIEAFERGVAEPILIGDMEETKRIADKRGLDISPFRQVHVTDDDGAVFEAVRLFREGEAQLIMKGLVPTATLLKAVLNKETGVPHGGRILSHVAVYESPVDGRLMLMTDPGVNIAPTLQRKVEILKNALEVARALGMKAPKCAVLAATEKINYPAMPATLDGDILTKMARQGQFGDAQVLGPLSLDLAVSRKVAATKRFDNPVAGNADILVTPNIEAGNVLYKSLSTLCGCIMAAVVVGSRVPVVVPSRGDSDASKFHSIALASVLAGRNQS; encoded by the coding sequence GTGTCCGACTTCCCTCCCATTACAAATCTGAACGAATTGGTGCAGGCCGCCCTGGATTACGGCGAACGCGGAACCATGCCCAAGGTGGCCATTGCCCGGTCCGCCGAGGGATTCGTGCTCCGGGCCGGTATCGAGGCGTTTGAACGCGGCGTGGCCGAGCCCATTCTCATCGGCGACATGGAGGAGACCAAACGCATCGCGGATAAGCGGGGCCTGGACATCTCGCCGTTTCGGCAGGTGCACGTCACCGACGATGACGGCGCCGTGTTCGAGGCGGTCCGCCTGTTTCGCGAAGGCGAGGCCCAACTGATCATGAAGGGGCTGGTGCCCACGGCCACCCTGCTCAAGGCGGTGCTCAACAAGGAGACCGGCGTGCCGCACGGCGGGCGCATACTGAGCCATGTTGCGGTCTACGAGTCCCCGGTGGACGGCCGGTTGATGCTCATGACCGACCCCGGCGTAAACATCGCGCCCACCCTGCAGCGCAAGGTCGAGATTCTCAAGAACGCGCTGGAAGTGGCCCGGGCGCTCGGCATGAAGGCCCCCAAGTGCGCCGTGCTGGCCGCCACGGAAAAGATCAACTACCCGGCCATGCCCGCCACTCTGGACGGCGACATCCTGACCAAGATGGCCCGCCAGGGACAGTTCGGCGACGCCCAGGTCCTCGGCCCGCTTTCGCTGGACCTTGCCGTATCCCGCAAGGTCGCCGCGACCAAGCGTTTCGACAACCCGGTGGCCGGCAACGCCGACATCCTGGTCACCCCGAACATCGAGGCGGGCAACGTCCTGTACAAGTCCCTGTCCACCCTGTGCGGCTGCATCATGGCCGCCGTGGTCGTGGGCAGCCGGGTCCCGGTGGTGGTCCCGTCCCGCGGCGATTCCGACGCGTCCAAATTCCACTCCATCGCCCTGGCCTCGGTCCTGGCAGGGAGGAACCAGTCGTGA
- the ilvN gene encoding acetolactate synthase small subunit — protein sequence MKRTLSALCRNEPGVLAMMARECSKYDANILSLAAGETENPQVSRIVLCVDGDDEAIDKVGRYLGSLDAVIQLDDLSRKDFVDRELVMIKVAMDPMQTSQLMQVFEVFRANVVGMGRETVTVELSGDQERVDGLIKMLVPYGIKSMCRSGMIALKRGDE from the coding sequence TTGAAACGCACCCTGTCCGCACTGTGCCGCAACGAACCCGGTGTCCTGGCCATGATGGCCCGGGAATGCAGCAAATACGACGCCAACATCCTCTCCCTGGCCGCCGGAGAAACCGAAAACCCGCAAGTGTCCCGTATCGTGTTGTGCGTGGACGGCGATGACGAAGCCATCGACAAGGTCGGCCGGTACCTTGGGTCCCTGGACGCGGTCATCCAGCTGGATGACTTGTCGCGCAAGGATTTCGTGGACCGTGAGCTGGTCATGATCAAGGTGGCCATGGACCCGATGCAGACCAGCCAGCTGATGCAGGTCTTCGAGGTCTTTCGGGCCAACGTGGTCGGCATGGGCAGGGAAACGGTCACCGTGGAGCTGTCCGGGGACCAGGAACGCGTGGACGGGCTGATCAAGATGCTCGTGCCCTACGGGATCAAGTCCATGTGCCGGTCCGGAATGATCGCGCTCAAGCGCGGAGATGAGTAA
- a CDS encoding DASS family sodium-coupled anion symporter, with protein MIHYLREKRWFFFTLVIQAAMLLLPAPEGVSQEGWRVLVMTVGATILFITEPIPLPAVALLIILGQVFLLGLDSSLVAKSLMKDSVLFIMGSLMLAVALVKQNLDKRLALLIIKVTGSSTYAIAFGISVFSGLLASFIGEHTVAAMMLPVALSLIQLSTDDPKQQRALAVLFLFSISYACAMAGIGTPSGGARNAIMIDYLRDFFYASDDPATYSYSVSYLHWMIYAYPIFLIQLPLMHFILRHTFKTDMRDLGPAVAKLKEQVGSEGALTGRHYVAIFLFLLTLAGWVGFSSKFGMGTIAILGAVLFLVTGLVRWQDLNSGVNWGVVLLYAAAISLGVQMRDTGAAAWVAGMFMDGLAPFGLDSGLGLLAAVMLLTTFITNTMSNGAAVAVLGPIVLAIAVGTESNPLAVGMVTAISSAFAYFTVIGTPASTIVYSSGYLRPSDFMKVGWRIALMSFIVLLTASKLYWPLIGL; from the coding sequence GTGATTCATTATCTCCGCGAAAAACGCTGGTTTTTCTTCACCCTGGTCATCCAGGCCGCCATGTTGCTCCTGCCCGCGCCCGAGGGCGTCAGCCAGGAGGGCTGGCGCGTGCTGGTCATGACCGTGGGCGCGACCATCCTGTTCATCACCGAGCCCATCCCCCTGCCCGCAGTGGCCCTGCTGATCATCCTCGGCCAGGTCTTCCTGCTCGGTCTGGATTCGTCCCTGGTGGCCAAGTCCCTGATGAAGGATTCGGTCCTGTTCATCATGGGCTCGCTCATGCTCGCCGTGGCGCTGGTCAAACAGAATCTCGACAAGCGGCTGGCGCTGTTGATCATCAAGGTCACCGGCTCGTCCACCTATGCCATCGCCTTCGGCATTTCCGTCTTCTCCGGCCTGCTCGCCTCGTTCATCGGCGAGCATACCGTGGCCGCCATGATGCTGCCTGTGGCCCTGTCCCTGATCCAGCTGTCCACCGACGACCCCAAGCAGCAGCGGGCCCTGGCCGTGCTTTTTCTCTTTTCCATCTCCTATGCCTGCGCCATGGCCGGTATCGGCACCCCCTCGGGCGGTGCGCGCAACGCGATCATGATCGACTACCTGCGCGACTTTTTCTATGCCTCGGACGATCCGGCCACCTACAGCTATTCCGTCTCCTACCTGCACTGGATGATCTACGCCTATCCCATCTTCCTCATCCAGTTGCCGCTCATGCATTTCATCCTGCGCCACACCTTCAAAACGGACATGCGCGATCTCGGTCCGGCCGTGGCCAAACTCAAGGAACAGGTGGGCAGCGAAGGGGCTCTGACCGGCCGCCACTACGTGGCCATTTTTCTGTTTCTCCTGACCCTGGCGGGCTGGGTCGGCTTTTCCTCGAAGTTCGGCATGGGTACGATCGCCATCCTCGGCGCGGTCCTGTTTCTGGTCACCGGTCTTGTCCGTTGGCAGGACCTCAATTCCGGCGTCAACTGGGGCGTTGTCCTGTTGTATGCCGCCGCCATTTCGCTGGGCGTGCAGATGCGCGACACCGGAGCGGCGGCCTGGGTGGCCGGCATGTTCATGGACGGGCTTGCCCCGTTCGGCCTGGACTCCGGCCTCGGCCTGCTCGCCGCGGTCATGCTTCTGACCACCTTTATTACCAACACCATGAGTAACGGCGCGGCCGTGGCCGTGCTCGGCCCCATCGTCCTGGCCATCGCCGTGGGCACCGAATCCAACCCTCTGGCCGTGGGCATGGTCACCGCCATCTCCAGCGCATTCGCCTACTTCACGGTCATCGGCACTCCGGCCTCCACCATCGTCTACTCCTCCGGCTATCTGCGCCCCTCGGATTTCATGAAAGTGGGGTGGCGCATTGCCCTCATGTCCTTTATCGTGTTGCTGACGGCATCCAAACTGTATTGGCCCCTGATCGGCCTCTAA
- a CDS encoding universal stress protein codes for MTPDDKLNLRILICIGGGPEAYASLRYAVRLSKTTCADIALLYVRPLDSGLNSGGMEVRVARQNVLDWGLELPGLRQLKAARDILVELGEIEPGEHREWKHSEIKGDPAGEYVRDYENPCGGIVSLRLRTASDVTSAVSDEAKRFKADVVIVGASPEPMTGLRKLFSPKPLALKIAAHAHCSVIVARHLEHGRNHLVCVQDTDQSRAMLPVVSRYFQSCQYPLSILSVAPTEADLPSAQKAAQEAAEILTELGTTPAEILVEVGDPVETIITIGYDFSLILASESVKPWFAKGFSVSHEVAENARNSVMIVK; via the coding sequence ATGACCCCGGACGACAAGCTCAACCTGCGAATCCTCATCTGCATCGGCGGCGGCCCAGAAGCCTACGCCAGCCTGAGATACGCCGTCCGTCTGTCCAAGACCACCTGCGCGGACATCGCCCTGCTCTATGTCCGGCCCCTGGACAGCGGGCTCAATTCCGGCGGCATGGAAGTGCGCGTGGCCCGGCAGAATGTTCTGGATTGGGGGCTCGAACTGCCGGGGTTGCGCCAGCTCAAGGCCGCCCGCGACATTCTTGTGGAGCTGGGGGAGATAGAACCCGGCGAGCACCGGGAATGGAAGCACAGTGAGATCAAGGGCGACCCTGCCGGTGAATACGTCCGCGATTACGAAAATCCCTGCGGCGGCATCGTCTCGTTGCGGTTGCGAACCGCCTCGGACGTGACCTCCGCGGTGTCGGACGAGGCCAAACGGTTCAAGGCCGACGTGGTCATTGTCGGCGCCTCTCCGGAACCCATGACCGGCCTGCGGAAGCTTTTCTCCCCCAAACCCCTGGCCCTCAAGATCGCCGCCCATGCGCATTGCTCGGTTATCGTCGCCAGGCACCTGGAACACGGGCGCAACCATCTGGTCTGCGTTCAGGATACCGACCAGTCCCGGGCCATGCTCCCGGTCGTCAGCCGGTACTTCCAGTCCTGCCAGTACCCTCTATCCATCCTGTCCGTTGCGCCCACCGAAGCGGATTTGCCCTCGGCCCAAAAAGCCGCTCAGGAAGCGGCCGAGATCCTCACCGAACTGGGCACGACTCCCGCTGAAATCCTCGTCGAGGTCGGCGACCCCGTGGAAACCATCATCACCATCGGGTACGACTTCTCCCTCATTCTCGCCTCCGAGTCCGTCAAACCCTGGTTCGCCAAAGGGTTCAGCGTGTCCCACGAGGTGGCCGAGAACGCCAGAAACTCCGTCATGATCGTCAAATAG
- a CDS encoding PAS domain-containing sensor histidine kinase — protein sequence MNSSRSSKPAADPEPGQTTEREKLIGLGKRSISKSYYPELKSRLDELEHFRALLDRVNDAIFVVDADSGVILDISGASAALLGCGPEQLQGMSFKEILPPHIRRHANNLFHNETKTVRLETEFSCPTCVGQPPVPVDLTLSLVSFQDKRQAIIVARDISERKRTERALKRSHDQLEIRVRERTKELDRANQAKSEFLSTVSHELRTPLTAVLGFAKVTRKKLMNSLFPALDRIADDNLRKEMEVVRKNLEIIAGEGQRLTSLINDVLDLAKMEANRVEYAMTPLHPEEFITKTVEVTSSLFDDNNLTLELNIESHLPMVQGDMDRLMQVMVNLFSNAVKFTSKGTITCSARTVDDTVRISVADTGIGIQPELLESIFEEFTQAGEHLSNRPAGTGLGLTICKHIVHEHGGNIWAESKPGHGSKFIFTLPAYKKA from the coding sequence ATGAACTCATCCAGATCTTCAAAGCCAGCTGCTGACCCCGAACCCGGCCAGACCACCGAGCGTGAAAAGCTCATCGGGCTGGGCAAGCGTTCCATCAGCAAAAGTTACTATCCGGAACTGAAAAGCCGGCTGGATGAACTCGAACATTTCCGCGCCCTGCTCGACAGGGTCAACGACGCCATCTTCGTGGTCGACGCGGACAGCGGCGTCATCCTGGACATCTCCGGCGCGTCCGCAGCCCTGCTCGGTTGCGGACCGGAGCAGCTCCAGGGGATGAGCTTCAAGGAGATACTGCCTCCGCACATCCGCCGCCACGCCAACAACCTCTTTCACAACGAGACCAAGACCGTGCGCCTGGAGACCGAGTTCTCCTGCCCCACCTGCGTGGGCCAGCCTCCGGTCCCGGTGGACCTGACCCTCAGCCTGGTCTCCTTCCAGGACAAGCGGCAGGCCATTATCGTGGCCCGCGACATCAGCGAACGCAAACGCACGGAACGCGCCCTCAAGCGCAGCCATGACCAGCTGGAAATCCGCGTGCGCGAACGGACCAAGGAACTGGATCGGGCCAATCAGGCCAAGTCCGAATTCCTGTCCACCGTGTCCCACGAACTGCGCACCCCGCTGACCGCGGTGCTCGGTTTCGCCAAGGTCACCCGCAAGAAGCTCATGAATTCCCTGTTCCCGGCCCTGGATCGCATTGCGGACGACAATCTGAGAAAGGAAATGGAGGTGGTTCGCAAGAACCTCGAAATCATCGCCGGGGAAGGGCAGCGGCTCACCTCGCTGATCAACGACGTCCTCGATCTGGCCAAGATGGAGGCCAACCGCGTCGAATACGCCATGACGCCTCTCCACCCGGAAGAATTCATCACGAAGACCGTGGAGGTCACCTCCTCCCTGTTCGATGACAACAACCTGACCCTGGAACTGAACATCGAGTCCCATCTGCCCATGGTCCAGGGTGACATGGACCGGCTCATGCAGGTCATGGTCAACCTCTTCTCCAACGCCGTGAAGTTCACTTCCAAGGGGACCATCACCTGCTCCGCCCGCACCGTGGACGACACCGTGCGCATCAGCGTGGCCGACACCGGCATCGGCATCCAGCCCGAACTGCTCGAGTCCATCTTCGAGGAGTTCACCCAGGCCGGGGAACACCTGTCCAACCGCCCGGCCGGAACCGGTCTTGGCCTGACCATCTGCAAACACATCGTCCATGAACACGGCGGCAACATCTGGGCCGAAAGCAAACCCGGACACGGCAGCAAGTTCATCTTCACCCTGCCCGCCTATAAAAAGGCCTAA
- the ercA gene encoding alcohol dehydrogenase-like regulatory protein ErcA produces MPGEGLTELRKFVAPEFVFGPGAAMLAGQYAANLSTKRALVVSCQALEAVGCTGQIVDSLTREGVACTVFSDVTPNPRHEEVMAGAEIYRREGCDSIVAVGGGSPMDCAKAIGIVCTNDRHILEFEGVDNVERPGPPLICIPTTAGTAADISQFCIINDTIRKVKIAIVSKTMVPDVALIDPKLTLSMGPELTAHTGLDALTHAVEAFASNASSAITDLNAMEAMRLIRIHLRNAVEYPDNLEARTGMMLASTYAGLAFSNAILGAVHAMAHSLGGLLDLPHGLCNAILLDHVVAYNFDAEPEKYRRLGITLGADIADRDSYEEGKEKTLAAIRELKWSVGVTHSLCELGMTDEDLPLLARNALSDACMLTNPKQPTADELIQIFKASC; encoded by the coding sequence ATGCCCGGCGAAGGGTTGACCGAGTTACGCAAATTCGTGGCACCGGAGTTCGTCTTCGGACCGGGCGCGGCCATGCTGGCCGGGCAATACGCCGCCAACCTTTCCACCAAACGAGCACTGGTGGTCTCCTGCCAGGCCCTGGAGGCCGTAGGCTGCACAGGGCAGATCGTAGACTCCCTCACCCGTGAGGGCGTGGCCTGCACCGTATTTTCGGACGTCACCCCAAATCCGCGCCATGAAGAGGTCATGGCCGGAGCCGAAATTTACCGGCGCGAGGGATGCGATTCCATCGTCGCCGTTGGCGGCGGCTCGCCCATGGACTGCGCCAAGGCCATCGGCATCGTCTGCACCAACGACAGGCATATTCTCGAATTCGAGGGCGTGGACAACGTGGAACGCCCCGGTCCGCCGCTCATCTGTATCCCCACCACCGCCGGGACCGCAGCGGATATCTCCCAGTTCTGCATCATCAACGACACGATCCGGAAGGTCAAAATCGCCATCGTGTCCAAGACCATGGTTCCGGATGTGGCCCTCATCGACCCCAAACTGACCCTGTCCATGGGGCCCGAACTCACGGCCCACACCGGCCTGGACGCCCTGACCCATGCGGTCGAGGCCTTTGCGTCCAACGCGTCCTCGGCCATCACCGACCTGAACGCCATGGAGGCCATGCGGCTTATCCGCATCCACCTGCGCAACGCGGTCGAATACCCGGACAACCTGGAGGCGCGAACCGGCATGATGCTCGCCTCCACCTACGCGGGGCTGGCCTTCTCCAACGCGATACTCGGCGCGGTTCACGCCATGGCCCACAGTCTGGGCGGTCTCCTGGACCTGCCCCACGGTCTGTGCAACGCCATCCTGCTGGACCACGTCGTCGCCTACAACTTCGACGCGGAGCCCGAAAAATACCGCCGTCTGGGCATCACCCTGGGCGCGGACATCGCGGACCGGGATTCCTACGAGGAGGGCAAGGAAAAGACTCTGGCCGCCATCCGGGAACTGAAATGGAGCGTGGGCGTGACCCACTCCTTGTGCGAATTGGGCATGACCGATGAGGACTTGCCCCTGCTGGCGCGCAACGCCTTGTCCGACGCCTGCATGCTCACCAACCCCAAACAACCAACGGCCGATGAACTCATCCAGATCTTCAAAGCCAGCTGCTGA